The Nitrososphaerales archaeon genome window below encodes:
- a CDS encoding VIT1/CCC1 transporter family protein: protein MAKDLEPRHVEPHIRESSYVRDVVFGFGDGVNTSLGIVAGVGAADIAAGIVILAALVGMFTGAKAMAVQNYLAVKSQREVLESEIKRELYEIEHMPDRERQEIEEIYRAKGFEGEELKNIVRRITSDKNVWLKTMLTEELNLNLEIAGSPLRSALTMFGAFLLGGILPIIPFFFIGGFTALMVAISISITSSFIVGAIKSRMAKKNWIKGGIEMAGLGTGIALIGYGIGAELVELGVIGRDVIQSGEEKVCANITPAFSMPLV from the coding sequence GTGGCTAAAGACCTTGAACCTAGGCATGTGGAGCCACATATAAGAGAAAGTAGCTATGTGCGGGACGTTGTTTTTGGTTTCGGTGATGGTGTGAACACTTCTCTAGGTATAGTTGCAGGTGTTGGGGCTGCTGATATAGCTGCAGGGATTGTGATACTTGCAGCGTTGGTTGGTATGTTCACGGGCGCAAAGGCGATGGCAGTGCAAAATTACCTTGCGGTTAAATCGCAACGCGAAGTTCTGGAATCGGAGATCAAGAGAGAGTTGTACGAAATAGAGCATATGCCGGATCGTGAACGACAGGAGATTGAAGAGATCTATCGAGCGAAGGGTTTTGAGGGTGAAGAACTGAAAAATATAGTTAGGAGAATAACATCTGACAAAAATGTCTGGTTGAAAACAATGCTTACTGAAGAACTGAATCTTAACCTAGAGATCGCTGGCAGTCCGTTAAGAAGTGCTTTGACAATGTTTGGTGCGTTTCTTCTTGGGGGAATACTTCCTATAATTCCATTCTTTTTCATTGGTGGTTTTACCGCATTGATGGTAGCAATCAGTATCAGTATAACATCATCTTTCATTGTAGGGGCGATTAAATCAAGAATGGCAAAGAAGAACTGGATCAAAGGTGGCATAGAGATGGCTGGTCTTGGAACAGGTATTGCGTTAATAGGTTATGGTATAGGTGCTGAGTTGGTTGAGCTTGGCGTCATCGGAAGAGATGTCATACAATCTGGTGAGGAAAAAGTTTGTGCGAATATAACTCCAGCCTTCTCAATGCCTTTAGTTTAG